One segment of Proteus appendicitidis DNA contains the following:
- a CDS encoding fimbrial protein, which translates to MKSSAFIFLMLLGTISQQAIANCKPTSTITAPNINFDLSADLNSLSTTTTKPSRTTFPGTFTCTARGILFPNTVGIASPFNDGRTGTIGFNGGKQFVSITLTSLEKDNVTNIQAGTHPASDLDTNFTLKFTLLSSKPSSNYTEVSGSTAIVSPVILASDASSLGLVQWLLNIVTKLIQFLLTWQWPVDQNDIFLQPMQITYNPVMTTCNFSNAGLIVSLPLISVKDAKTVDKAGYTPFTLNFTCQDFLSGSKASRNINMFLSSQNLLATDKTILTNTTAQGAGGVGFRVVKSDNTASPLILSDNINTQGSATSIFSVNQGGSISSAFSINMGAYYYPYNINSVTQGKMTSTATLVMSYD; encoded by the coding sequence ATGAAATCATCTGCCTTTATATTTTTAATGCTATTAGGAACAATAAGCCAGCAGGCAATTGCTAACTGTAAACCCACTAGCACTATTACTGCACCCAACATTAATTTTGATTTATCTGCAGATTTAAATAGTCTTTCAACAACGACCACAAAACCGAGTAGAACAACATTTCCGGGCACATTTACATGCACAGCAAGAGGAATATTATTTCCTAATACAGTGGGTATCGCTTCACCTTTTAATGATGGACGGACAGGGACAATTGGTTTTAATGGTGGTAAGCAGTTTGTCTCTATTACGTTAACGTCATTAGAAAAAGATAATGTAACGAATATTCAAGCGGGAACACATCCTGCTTCAGATTTAGATACTAACTTTACATTGAAATTTACGTTATTAAGTAGCAAACCCTCAAGTAATTACACAGAAGTTAGTGGCAGTACAGCAATTGTTTCACCAGTTATTTTAGCCTCTGATGCATCCAGTTTGGGGCTTGTTCAATGGTTATTGAATATTGTCACTAAATTAATTCAATTTTTATTAACGTGGCAGTGGCCGGTTGATCAAAACGATATTTTCTTACAGCCAATGCAAATTACATATAATCCTGTGATGACAACATGTAATTTTTCTAATGCAGGTTTAATTGTTTCATTGCCGTTAATTAGCGTCAAAGATGCAAAAACGGTAGATAAAGCAGGATATACCCCTTTTACATTAAACTTTACTTGCCAAGACTTTTTGAGCGGTTCAAAAGCATCACGTAACATTAATATGTTTTTATCAAGCCAGAATTTATTGGCAACGGACAAAACTATATTAACCAACACAACAGCACAAGGTGCAGGTGGTGTCGGATTCCGTGTAGTAAAAAGTGATAACACGGCAAGCCCGCTTATTTTATCTGACAATATTAATACACAAGGTAGTGCGACTAGTATTTTTAGTGTTAATCAAGGTGGCAGCATATCCTCTGCATTTTCGATAAATATGGGTGCTTATTATTACCCTTATAATATTAATTCAGTCACTCAAGGAAAAATGACAAGTACAGCAACACTTGTGATGTCTTACGATTAA
- a CDS encoding threonine/serine exporter, whose protein sequence is MGIIMIILTLIEDMILAAIPAVGFAMVFNVPSRALKYCALLGAIGHGSRTVLVMSGMNIEWASFCAAILVGCIGIQWSRWWLAHPKVFTVAAVIPMFPGINAYIAMISVVKLTQIGYSAEIFEALVTNFLKASFIVGALSIGLSLPGLWLYRKRPSV, encoded by the coding sequence TTGGGCATAATAATGATAATTCTTACCCTAATTGAAGATATGATTTTAGCCGCTATTCCTGCTGTGGGTTTTGCGATGGTATTTAATGTGCCTTCAAGGGCATTAAAATATTGTGCATTATTAGGCGCAATAGGTCACGGCTCTCGTACGGTTTTAGTAATGAGTGGTATGAACATTGAATGGGCAAGTTTTTGTGCCGCGATTTTAGTGGGGTGCATTGGTATTCAATGGTCACGCTGGTGGCTTGCACACCCTAAAGTCTTTACTGTTGCAGCGGTTATTCCGATGTTCCCCGGAATAAATGCATATATAGCGATGATCTCAGTGGTGAAGTTAACGCAAATTGGTTATAGCGCGGAAATTTTTGAAGCTTTAGTTACTAATTTCCTTAAAGCTTCATTTATTGTCGGTGCGCTCTCTATCGGGCTATCCTTGCCGGGATTGTGGTTATATCGCAAGCGTCCGAGTGTATAA
- the phoH gene encoding phosphate starvation-inducible protein PhoH has product MSRQKAATRLRRENKRTSRKEQRNGAHRDNVMVLPGFGDINTIGMAREKRDERVLSPRNEVQRQYMNAIKHQDLIFATGEAGCGKTFLSTAMAADALINKEIERIIVTRPVLQADEDLGFLPGDIAEKFAPYFRPVYDVLVKRLGASFLQYCLRPEIGKVEIAPFAYMRGRTFENAFVILDEAQNVTVNQMKLFLTRMGENVTVVVNGDITQCDLPANVPSGLADGLIRFKANNRVGVIKFMQEDCVRSTLCQHVLAAYND; this is encoded by the coding sequence ATGAGTAGACAAAAAGCAGCAACACGTTTACGCCGAGAAAATAAACGCACCTCACGTAAAGAACAACGTAATGGGGCGCATCGAGATAATGTTATGGTTTTACCGGGATTTGGGGATATCAATACTATTGGTATGGCGAGAGAAAAACGTGATGAACGTGTGTTATCTCCTCGCAATGAAGTACAACGCCAATATATGAATGCAATTAAACATCAAGATCTTATTTTTGCTACAGGAGAAGCGGGCTGTGGTAAAACCTTTCTCAGTACTGCAATGGCAGCCGATGCCTTAATTAACAAAGAAATAGAACGTATCATTGTTACTCGACCTGTGTTGCAGGCGGATGAAGATCTCGGTTTCTTACCTGGTGATATTGCTGAAAAGTTTGCACCCTATTTTCGTCCTGTCTACGACGTATTAGTTAAACGTTTAGGCGCTTCATTCTTACAATATTGTTTACGACCTGAAATCGGTAAAGTCGAAATTGCGCCTTTCGCTTATATGCGAGGTCGTACTTTCGAAAATGCATTTGTTATTTTAGACGAAGCGCAGAATGTTACTGTCAATCAAATGAAATTATTTCTCACCAGAATGGGGGAAAATGTCACCGTTGTGGTTAATGGAGATATTACACAGTGTGATTTACCTGCAAATGTACCGTCTGGATTAGCGGATGGTTTGATTCGATTTAAGGCTAATAATCGAGTGGGTGTGATTAAATTTATGCAAGAAGATTGTGTACGCTCTACATTATGTCAGCATGTATTAGCAGCTTATAACGATTAA
- a CDS encoding endonuclease codes for MRKILHYTAVVLGLFFITLNVQAQAPENFTKAKEIAKERIYYDQNQNSQGTLYCGCDWKWVGKSGGRVDLASCGYKVRTQQTRAERIEWEHIVPAWVFGHQRQCWQNGGRANCVKNDPVFGKIEADLHNLAPSIGEVNGDRSNFSFGQLPAQAPYQYGQCRSRVDFASRTFEPRNEVKGQVARVYFYLHDRYNLSMSRQQQQLLMAWDNAYPPTAWEKERDSRIARIVGYHNPFVTGEMKWQLGHKNSGAGLSATNSTPVTKAKTETPKQANASQSEYIKGNVNSKIYHFAHCSGYKTMSDKNAVLFKTESDAIKAGYRLANNCKQP; via the coding sequence TTGAGAAAAATATTACACTATACCGCGGTTGTGTTGGGTTTGTTTTTTATTACGTTAAATGTGCAAGCTCAAGCACCGGAAAATTTTACAAAAGCGAAAGAGATAGCAAAAGAACGTATTTATTATGATCAAAATCAAAACTCACAAGGGACTCTTTATTGTGGCTGTGATTGGAAATGGGTAGGTAAATCGGGGGGACGTGTTGATTTAGCCAGTTGTGGTTATAAAGTTAGAACTCAACAAACAAGAGCGGAACGTATTGAGTGGGAGCATATTGTTCCTGCATGGGTTTTTGGTCATCAACGCCAATGTTGGCAAAATGGTGGCCGAGCTAATTGTGTGAAAAACGATCCTGTATTTGGCAAAATTGAAGCAGATTTACATAATTTAGCTCCATCTATTGGTGAAGTTAATGGTGATCGTAGCAATTTTAGTTTTGGTCAATTACCTGCACAAGCGCCTTACCAATATGGTCAATGCCGTAGCCGTGTTGACTTTGCTTCACGTACCTTTGAACCGCGTAATGAAGTTAAAGGACAAGTAGCAAGGGTTTATTTCTACTTACATGATCGTTATAACCTCTCGATGTCACGCCAGCAGCAACAGTTATTAATGGCTTGGGATAATGCTTATCCACCAACAGCATGGGAAAAAGAGCGTGATAGCCGTATTGCTCGTATTGTTGGATATCACAATCCCTTTGTGACAGGTGAAATGAAATGGCAATTAGGACATAAAAACAGTGGTGCGGGATTATCTGCAACAAATAGTACGCCAGTCACTAAAGCTAAAACTGAAACACCTAAGCAAGCCAATGCATCACAATCTGAATATATTAAAGGTAATGTGAATAGCAAGATCTACCATTTTGCGCATTGCTCAGGTTATAAAACAATGTCAGATAAAAATGCGGTTTTGTTTAAAACAGAGAGTGATGCCATTAAGGCGGGTTACCGTTTAGCTAATAACTGTAAACAGCCTTAA
- a CDS encoding methyltransferase family protein, with amino-acid sequence MNFLRLPFIYWLLLNLIPFIGFELHSGSLKMGFFFYLGLLTITTSGIWLFYCLSFFIKQKTSPNPNHTPRQLVTNGPYKISRNPMYLGFLDISIGLFFIFGNWGFLGAAIAFYFITDRYTIIREEKILSELFPQAWQQYCRHVRRWM; translated from the coding sequence ATGAATTTCTTGCGATTACCTTTTATTTATTGGTTACTACTTAACCTAATTCCATTTATTGGCTTTGAACTTCATTCTGGCTCTCTCAAAATGGGCTTCTTTTTTTACCTCGGTTTACTCACCATTACCACTTCTGGGATCTGGCTTTTTTATTGCCTCTCATTTTTTATTAAACAAAAAACATCGCCTAATCCCAATCACACACCACGACAATTAGTAACAAATGGCCCTTATAAAATAAGTCGCAATCCTATGTATCTTGGTTTCTTAGATATTAGTATCGGGCTATTTTTTATTTTTGGTAATTGGGGATTTTTGGGCGCGGCTATTGCGTTTTATTTTATTACTGATCGCTATACGATAATACGTGAAGAGAAAATCTTAAGTGAATTATTTCCACAAGCGTGGCAACAATATTGTCGCCACGTTCGTCGTTGGATGTAA
- a CDS encoding universal stress protein, with product MYKTILVPIDIVEEELTSKAVRHAVYLAKETGANLHLIHVLPISSAIINAYSLGYPEIKDKATVKAENDMQMLVDSVDLPAEKVAYTVTFGSPRDEILVTAKDIQADLIVIGSRRPNISTHLLGSTAAGVVRYAEISVLVVR from the coding sequence ATGTATAAAACGATTTTAGTGCCTATTGATATTGTGGAAGAAGAGTTAACCAGTAAAGCGGTACGACATGCTGTGTATTTAGCAAAAGAAACAGGAGCTAACTTACACTTAATTCATGTTCTTCCTATCTCTTCAGCAATCATTAATGCTTATTCATTGGGTTATCCAGAAATTAAAGATAAAGCGACAGTAAAAGCAGAAAATGATATGCAAATGTTGGTAGATTCGGTGGATTTGCCTGCTGAAAAGGTCGCTTATACGGTTACTTTTGGCTCCCCTCGTGATGAAATTTTAGTCACAGCAAAAGATATTCAAGCAGACTTAATTGTGATTGGTTCACGTAGACCTAATATTAGCACTCATTTATTAGGCTCTACGGCTGCGGGCGTTGTTCGCTATGCTGAAATTTCAGTGTTAGTTGTTCGTTAA
- a CDS encoding fimbrial biogenesis chaperone has product MKGVLILLFMLITHFTYASVVLERTRLIFPTDNSIILLQVFNQSEQSTLIQSWVDEGNVASTPETTTAPFIVIPPMAKMTANGGLQLKIQQLENRLPKDRESVFYLNVLDIAPKPENKENFSTLQLALQTRIKLFYRPAQLKLTTEDVFKQIEITHHGEYLAINNPTAYYFTISKMYFDDKEALLTNAIMVAPFAKQHIQYQKQTDMNQVITVIYIDDDGNYQQDKKNIH; this is encoded by the coding sequence ATGAAAGGTGTTTTAATTCTATTATTCATGTTAATAACACATTTTACTTATGCAAGTGTGGTACTTGAGCGCACTCGTTTAATATTTCCTACCGACAACTCAATAATATTGTTACAAGTTTTTAATCAAAGTGAGCAGTCAACATTAATACAAAGTTGGGTGGATGAAGGAAATGTTGCTTCCACACCAGAAACAACAACGGCACCCTTTATTGTTATTCCACCTATGGCGAAAATGACTGCAAATGGTGGGTTACAATTAAAAATACAACAATTAGAAAATAGGTTACCTAAAGATAGAGAATCTGTTTTTTATTTAAATGTATTAGATATAGCACCTAAACCAGAAAATAAAGAAAACTTCAGTACGTTGCAATTAGCATTGCAAACACGAATCAAGCTTTTTTATCGTCCAGCGCAACTTAAGTTAACGACAGAGGACGTTTTTAAACAAATAGAAATAACTCATCATGGAGAATATTTAGCAATAAATAACCCTACAGCTTATTACTTTACAATTTCAAAGATGTATTTTGATGATAAAGAAGCACTATTAACAAATGCTATTATGGTGGCTCCTTTTGCAAAACAGCACATTCAATATCAAAAGCAAACTGATATGAACCAAGTAATTACGGTTATCTATATCGATGATGATGGAAATTATCAGCAAGATAAGAAGAATATACATTAA
- a CDS encoding fimbria/pilus outer membrane usher protein produces MNNSKYLSVLIFLGMQNYTQNLYAEGFDTSLLVGKSKNGDISRFYIDDKIPEGKQLVDVYVNQAWKGQFEVNVLGNNAGISFESDDVNKLGLNLSLSAKQKITQQKTILSNELATGVASTLDINRLRLDITAPQISVKQSEVGYVDPSYWEQGISALILSYNLNYYNYKEKKGNKSNNESFFANINSGINLGTWQFRDESNYSYYSHGKSQWKNNTRYIYKALSQITAGLTIGDFYTPAALFTSISFRGASLATEMGMLPNSSQGFAPIIRGVAQTNALVSVYQNENLVFQENVPPGEFSFRDIQPTAGGGDLLVVVQEADGRRESFTVPFSAVPDMLKEGVYRYNVMVGESRINNTDYRPKFAQGEFHYGVNNLVTLYAGGIASEDYYSALIGSGWNFKFGAISADITHASADLQTGKKTGQSFRLAYSKYMDATLTNLTLAAYRYSTRDYYSFVDSIYSHDNYQAWKDYQNDLAKQQGNNNAASDLDLTTFDALRGSRAKNTFTINLNQYLGGQRGVIFLSGTHRNYWNTDETNREYQLGYSNNYKDIAYNLSVSKLRNYDNKEETRYYLNVSVPISFFDKRANINTSVYVTDSHYQQSTLSMSGTAGKDDLVNYTLTGSNQTGGNNLVGANVSYRHPYSTLSASYTEANNYRQGGLGTRGTIVAIPSHIAFSGDTGKTYTIIEAPMANNMMVNGNKATLTNNQGVVLVANTIPYRTNTYTLTNTEYPSNAEVLGNITHVTPYLGAVNHLTLTTDQRKTFIIRASLENDESLPFGTEVLNNKKQSIGYVGQSSVLYLKSDALPSSVSIKLNEAGKTECVINHLVNSMDKNSNICR; encoded by the coding sequence GTGAATAATTCAAAATACCTCTCAGTTCTTATCTTTTTAGGAATGCAAAATTATACTCAAAATCTGTATGCAGAGGGATTTGATACATCTTTACTAGTAGGGAAATCAAAGAATGGCGATATTTCACGATTTTATATTGATGATAAAATACCAGAAGGAAAGCAACTTGTTGATGTCTATGTTAATCAGGCATGGAAAGGGCAATTTGAAGTCAATGTGTTAGGAAATAATGCAGGGATTAGTTTTGAATCGGATGATGTAAATAAGTTAGGTTTAAACTTGTCTTTGTCAGCAAAGCAAAAAATAACACAGCAAAAAACAATTTTATCTAATGAACTGGCGACGGGGGTTGCTTCAACATTAGATATTAATAGATTAAGACTAGATATCACAGCACCTCAGATTTCTGTCAAACAATCAGAAGTAGGATATGTTGATCCTAGCTATTGGGAACAAGGTATTTCTGCACTGATTTTATCTTATAATTTAAATTACTATAACTATAAAGAGAAAAAAGGAAATAAGAGTAATAACGAGAGTTTTTTTGCCAATATTAATTCAGGCATTAATTTAGGCACATGGCAATTTCGAGATGAATCAAACTATTCCTATTACTCTCATGGTAAAAGTCAATGGAAAAACAATACCCGTTATATTTATAAAGCATTAAGTCAAATAACTGCGGGATTAACGATAGGTGATTTTTATACGCCAGCCGCACTTTTTACTAGTATTTCATTTAGAGGCGCTTCATTGGCGACTGAAATGGGAATGCTACCTAATTCAAGTCAAGGATTTGCGCCTATTATTCGTGGCGTTGCACAAACAAACGCATTAGTTAGTGTTTATCAAAATGAAAACTTAGTTTTTCAAGAAAATGTGCCCCCTGGTGAATTTTCTTTTCGTGATATTCAGCCAACAGCTGGTGGTGGTGATCTGTTAGTGGTGGTTCAAGAAGCGGATGGCAGAAGAGAGTCATTTACTGTGCCATTTTCAGCCGTTCCCGATATGCTAAAAGAAGGTGTATATCGCTATAACGTGATGGTAGGGGAGTCACGTATTAATAATACCGATTATCGACCTAAATTTGCCCAAGGTGAATTCCATTATGGTGTTAATAACCTTGTTACGCTTTATGCAGGGGGAATTGCCAGCGAAGACTATTATTCGGCATTGATTGGTAGTGGTTGGAATTTCAAATTTGGGGCGATTTCCGCAGATATCACTCATGCAAGTGCAGATCTGCAAACAGGCAAAAAAACAGGGCAAAGTTTTCGTCTTGCATATAGTAAATATATGGATGCCACACTAACTAATTTAACACTGGCGGCTTACCGTTACTCTACCCGTGATTATTATAGCTTTGTGGATTCGATTTACTCTCATGATAATTACCAAGCTTGGAAAGATTATCAAAATGATCTTGCTAAACAGCAGGGAAATAATAATGCCGCTTCGGATTTAGATCTCACAACCTTTGATGCACTACGCGGTTCTAGAGCAAAAAATACGTTTACCATAAATCTTAATCAATATTTAGGTGGGCAGCGTGGTGTTATTTTCCTTTCAGGAACGCATCGAAATTATTGGAATACTGATGAGACTAATCGAGAGTATCAACTAGGTTATTCAAATAACTATAAAGATATTGCTTATAATCTTTCGGTATCGAAATTAAGAAATTACGATAATAAAGAAGAAACTCGTTATTATTTAAACGTCAGTGTGCCCATTTCATTTTTTGATAAAAGAGCAAATATTAATACTTCGGTTTATGTCACTGATTCACACTATCAGCAATCTACATTAAGTATGAGTGGAACAGCAGGTAAAGATGACTTGGTTAATTATACCTTAACAGGCTCTAACCAAACGGGTGGAAATAATTTAGTCGGTGCTAATGTGAGCTATCGCCATCCTTATAGCACTTTATCTGCCTCTTATACTGAAGCAAATAATTATCGCCAAGGTGGGTTGGGAACCCGAGGGACTATCGTTGCTATTCCTAGCCATATTGCGTTTTCTGGGGATACTGGGAAAACTTATACCATTATTGAAGCGCCTATGGCGAATAATATGATGGTCAATGGGAATAAAGCGACATTAACCAATAATCAAGGTGTTGTTTTAGTCGCGAATACGATCCCTTATCGAACGAATACCTATACATTAACAAATACAGAATATCCATCGAATGCAGAAGTTTTAGGAAATATAACGCATGTTACGCCTTATTTAGGTGCTGTTAATCATCTCACATTAACCACGGATCAGCGAAAAACGTTCATTATCAGAGCTTCTTTAGAAAATGATGAAAGCTTACCTTTTGGTACTGAAGTTTTAAATAATAAGAAACAGAGTATCGGTTATGTTGGGCAATCGAGTGTACTTTATTTAAAAAGTGATGCGTTACCTTCTTCTGTCTCGATTAAATTAAATGAAGCAGGAAAAACAGAGTGTGTGATTAATCATTTAGTTAATTCGATGGATAAAAATAGTAATATCTGTCGATAA
- a CDS encoding fimbrial protein, translating to MLKNKLPLSLLSVAILSTSAFAATNSAGGIISFSGAISDTTCTINGGNSADFSILLDPITVTDAGTTASTVIAKNQKEFALTFSDCAPASTPSGSNLKIHFSSANTISTSGLYLVNDTANENDPLVAKNVGFSLSTPAAPTVAIPLNATFDTGIKGDKTAPDSDTLRLIASYYKTNATAAKTGPVHSNVIYTVSYL from the coding sequence ATGCTTAAAAATAAACTCCCACTGTCATTATTATCAGTGGCTATATTGTCGACGTCGGCATTTGCTGCAACCAACAGCGCTGGTGGAATAATCTCTTTCTCTGGTGCTATTAGTGATACCACCTGTACAATTAATGGAGGAAACAGTGCGGACTTTTCTATTTTATTAGATCCTATTACCGTAACAGATGCTGGAACAACGGCGAGTACTGTTATTGCCAAAAACCAAAAAGAGTTTGCTTTGACATTCTCTGATTGTGCTCCTGCATCTACGCCAAGTGGAAGTAATTTAAAGATACATTTCTCATCTGCAAATACGATTTCCACCAGTGGATTATATTTAGTCAATGATACCGCGAATGAAAATGATCCATTAGTGGCAAAGAATGTTGGCTTTAGTTTATCAACACCTGCGGCACCAACAGTTGCTATACCATTGAACGCAACTTTTGATACAGGTATTAAAGGCGATAAAACCGCCCCTGATTCAGATACTCTACGTTTAATTGCCAGTTACTATAAAACAAATGCGACAGCCGCTAAAACAGGGCCAGTACACTCTAACGTTATCTATACTGTTTCTTATTTATAA
- a CDS encoding universal stress protein has product MYKTILVPVDISEDELTTKALQHAVYIAKLEGAKLHLFHAIPDISRFSISYSYHYDMLSSFANKALERVQEQLQELANGIDLPTEQVEFSAVFGSARDKVLELAEKIHADLIVIGSRRPSISTHLLGSNASGIVAYAKQSVLVVR; this is encoded by the coding sequence ATGTACAAGACAATTCTAGTACCTGTTGATATTTCAGAAGATGAGTTAACGACTAAAGCCTTACAACACGCTGTTTATATTGCCAAATTAGAAGGTGCAAAACTGCATCTTTTCCATGCTATTCCTGATATTTCACGTTTCTCTATTAGTTATAGTTACCATTATGACATGCTCAGTTCTTTTGCAAATAAAGCACTTGAGCGTGTACAAGAACAACTGCAAGAATTAGCTAATGGTATCGATTTACCAACTGAACAAGTTGAATTTTCAGCCGTATTTGGTTCTGCGAGAGATAAAGTTTTAGAGCTTGCTGAAAAAATTCATGCTGATTTGATTGTAATAGGCTCTCGTCGTCCAAGTATTTCAACACACCTATTAGGCTCCAATGCATCAGGTATTGTCGCTTATGCCAAACAATCCGTATTAGTTGTTCGCTAA
- a CDS encoding fimbrial biogenesis chaperone translates to MKKLIVFLMALILPTSVFANIIINGTRVIYYEGTDSVNLQLTNNGDLASLVQSWIDDGDINSTPEDANSPFYLYPPIVKIAGRQGQTLRIKNSNEKSSGNVEQVYYLNILDIPENAEALKGKSYLQLAMKTRIKVFYRPKDLTDKPELVNEKITYQLNGDKVLVKNNSQYHFTIASISTQETPRITLVDSEMIPPLSSRELPLINKLKSNSAVVIYVDDFGVYKSQNIKL, encoded by the coding sequence ATGAAAAAGTTAATCGTTTTTTTAATGGCATTGATATTACCAACGAGTGTATTTGCTAATATTATTATTAATGGTACACGGGTTATTTATTATGAAGGAACAGATAGTGTTAATCTTCAATTAACCAACAATGGTGATTTAGCTTCACTCGTGCAAAGTTGGATTGATGATGGCGATATAAACTCTACGCCTGAAGATGCAAACTCTCCTTTTTATTTATATCCACCAATTGTAAAAATAGCAGGTAGACAAGGTCAGACATTAAGAATAAAAAATTCCAATGAAAAATCATCAGGAAATGTTGAACAAGTATACTATTTAAATATTCTCGATATCCCAGAAAATGCCGAAGCATTAAAAGGAAAAAGCTATTTACAATTAGCAATGAAAACAAGAATTAAAGTTTTCTATCGTCCAAAAGATTTAACTGATAAACCAGAACTTGTTAATGAGAAAATAACTTATCAATTAAATGGTGATAAAGTTTTAGTTAAAAATAACTCACAGTATCATTTCACGATAGCCTCTATTTCTACACAAGAGACACCCCGTATTACGCTTGTCGATTCTGAAATGATCCCACCGTTATCTTCTCGTGAGTTACCTTTAATTAATAAATTAAAAAGCAATTCCGCTGTTGTTATTTATGTTGATGATTTTGGTGTTTATAAATCACAGAATATTAAACTCTAA
- a CDS encoding threonine/serine ThrE exporter family protein yields the protein MDNEIMAECTAISQDKQREITKLCIQTALLLLQHGAESMLVEQLSTRLGLALGVHQVESAISANAVVLTTIVNGHCQTSTRKIVDRGINMHVVTEVQHIVILVEHHLADIHEARKRFEHIKPLRYPRWAIIFMVALSCGCFSKLNGGNWDGFLVSAIGGGLGMFVRQALTHRQMNPLINFCITAFVATSVSGLLLKLSYFQTTATISMAASVLLLVPGFPLINAVADMFKGHVNTGLARWAMATMLTLATCLGVILAMAVWGLRDWA from the coding sequence ATGGATAATGAGATAATGGCGGAGTGTACAGCCATTTCACAAGATAAACAGCGGGAAATTACCAAGTTATGTATTCAAACTGCGTTGTTGTTATTGCAACATGGCGCAGAAAGTATGTTAGTCGAACAGCTTTCAACCCGTCTAGGTTTAGCTTTAGGTGTACATCAAGTCGAAAGCGCAATTTCTGCTAATGCAGTTGTATTAACCACGATTGTTAACGGGCATTGCCAAACATCAACACGAAAGATAGTCGATCGTGGCATTAATATGCATGTTGTAACCGAAGTTCAGCATATTGTTATTTTGGTTGAACATCATCTTGCAGATATTCATGAAGCCAGAAAACGCTTTGAGCATATAAAACCATTACGTTATCCACGTTGGGCGATTATTTTTATGGTTGCCTTATCTTGTGGTTGTTTCTCTAAATTAAATGGTGGTAATTGGGATGGCTTTTTAGTTTCTGCCATTGGTGGTGGTCTTGGTATGTTTGTACGCCAAGCATTAACACATCGTCAAATGAATCCATTAATTAATTTCTGTATTACGGCATTTGTGGCGACTTCAGTTTCAGGTCTATTATTAAAGCTCTCTTATTTTCAAACGACGGCGACTATTTCGATGGCTGCCAGCGTCTTATTGTTGGTTCCCGGATTTCCTTTAATTAATGCTGTTGCTGATATGTTTAAAGGGCACGTTAATACTGGCTTAGCGCGTTGGGCAATGGCAACAATGTTAACATTGGCAACCTGTTTAGGGGTTATTTTAGCCATGGCGGTATGGGGGTTAAGAGATTGGGCATAA